One Fibrobacter sp. UBA4297 DNA window includes the following coding sequences:
- a CDS encoding complex I subunit 1/NuoH family protein — translation MDIIESKTWIEWAITIAKFAFCFVPVLYILLLIPMERRGAGFMQDRQGPNRSYIKIPYFGKIRLLGYVQNMCDGTKLFFKEMFAPAGVNKLLYYVAPAIPFAIVFLSPCVIPWFGPMIFDWGGETVRIAGSIIDSDVGVLLLFGFSSISAYGAMLAGWASKSKYSFLGALRTSSMTISYEVCLGLSLMGILLLAGSFNLTDIVQWQENHVWGIVAQPVAFFCFLIASIAETGRAPFDVAEGEPELVAGYHTEYGAMQFGLFYMGEYSHICINSFLIATLFLGGYAVPFVTTETMQEHMGGSLAILCGVLAFIALAFLHMIYRYSRKLKATNLTHRFEVLREYKLYKIVAWVAAAAFIALGVCAWFFYNPENFVVNGLAVGSFATAVGTALIHLLVLVAKSLIFCWVWIWVRWTLPRFRYDHVMHLGWKIILNIALINLVVTAVIAKLLGGN, via the coding sequence ATGGATATTATTGAATCCAAAACCTGGATTGAATGGGCAATTACGATTGCGAAATTCGCTTTCTGCTTCGTACCTGTCCTTTACATCCTCCTTTTAATCCCGATGGAACGTCGTGGCGCGGGCTTCATGCAAGACCGTCAGGGTCCGAACCGCTCCTACATCAAGATCCCGTACTTCGGCAAGATCCGCTTGCTCGGTTACGTGCAGAACATGTGCGACGGTACGAAGCTCTTCTTCAAGGAAATGTTTGCTCCTGCAGGCGTGAACAAGCTCCTTTACTATGTAGCTCCGGCAATCCCGTTCGCTATCGTGTTCCTCTCTCCGTGCGTGATCCCGTGGTTTGGACCGATGATCTTTGACTGGGGTGGCGAAACGGTGCGCATTGCTGGTTCCATCATCGATTCCGATGTGGGCGTGCTCTTGCTCTTCGGTTTCTCTTCCATCTCGGCTTACGGTGCCATGCTCGCTGGTTGGGCTTCCAAGTCCAAGTACAGCTTCTTGGGCGCTCTCCGTACGAGCTCCATGACCATCAGCTACGAAGTCTGCCTCGGACTTTCGCTCATGGGCATTTTGCTCCTCGCCGGTTCTTTCAACCTCACGGACATTGTGCAGTGGCAGGAAAATCACGTGTGGGGCATCGTTGCCCAGCCGGTCGCATTCTTCTGCTTCCTCATTGCAAGCATTGCTGAAACGGGCCGTGCTCCGTTCGACGTTGCCGAAGGTGAACCTGAACTCGTTGCCGGTTACCATACGGAATATGGTGCTATGCAGTTCGGTCTCTTCTACATGGGCGAATACTCGCACATCTGCATCAACAGCTTCCTCATTGCGACGCTGTTCCTTGGCGGTTATGCAGTTCCGTTTGTGACGACCGAAACGATGCAGGAACACATGGGTGGCTCCCTTGCCATTCTCTGTGGCGTACTCGCTTTCATCGCTCTCGCTTTCCTCCACATGATCTACCGCTATTCCCGCAAGCTCAAGGCAACGAATCTTACACACCGCTTTGAAGTCCTTAGGGAATACAAGCTTTACAAGATTGTGGCTTGGGTCGCTGCTGCAGCATTTATTGCTCTCGGTGTTTGCGCCTGGTTCTTCTACAATCCTGAAAACTTCGTGGTGAACGGCCTCGCTGTCGGTAGCTTTGCAACCGCAGTCGGTACGGCACTCATCCACTTGCTCGTTCTTGTGGCAAAGAGCCTCATCTTCTGCTGGGTCTGGATTTGGGTCCGCTGGACGCTCCCGCGCTTCCGCTATGACCACGTGATGCACCTCGGCTGGAAGATTATCTTGAATATC